A genome region from Geobacter pickeringii includes the following:
- a CDS encoding chemotaxis protein CheC: protein MKFDSLTEEHLDALREVSNIGVAHAATALSQLIGRSISLQVPKVLMTEITKVPEAFGGAEKIVVGIYLQMLGDARGNILIVLPRESALKLLSRLLPREKSEGALLTELEISALKEVGNILASAYLNALGTLMHKTLIPSVPVLSFDMAGAVIDYVLIELGEVGDLALVVETEFFGEDEKINGQFFLLPDPDSLKIILNAIGVSL, encoded by the coding sequence ATGAAATTTGATTCGTTGACGGAGGAGCACCTCGACGCGCTGCGGGAGGTGAGCAACATCGGCGTTGCCCATGCCGCCACGGCACTCTCGCAGTTGATCGGCCGCAGTATCTCGCTTCAGGTCCCCAAGGTCCTCATGACCGAAATCACCAAGGTCCCCGAAGCCTTCGGCGGTGCGGAGAAAATCGTGGTCGGCATCTACCTCCAGATGCTGGGCGACGCCCGGGGGAACATCCTCATCGTCCTGCCGCGCGAAAGCGCCCTGAAGCTCCTGTCGCGGCTTCTCCCCCGGGAGAAGAGCGAGGGGGCGCTCCTCACCGAGCTGGAGATCTCCGCGCTCAAGGAAGTGGGGAACATCCTGGCTTCGGCCTACCTCAACGCCCTCGGCACGCTGATGCACAAGACGCTCATTCCGTCGGTGCCGGTCCTCTCGTTCGACATGGCCGGGGCGGTCATCGACTACGTCCTGATCGAGCTGGGGGAGGTGGGAGACCTGGCGCTCGTGGTGGAGACAGAGTTCTTCGGGGAGGACGAGAAGATCAACGGCCAGTTCTTCCTCCTCCCTGATCCCGATTCCCTCAAGATCATTCTGAATGCCATCGGGGTGAGCCTTTGA
- a CDS encoding LolA family protein — MNALRFLLAGLALLGSVASAAAAPVGTVNVGLQDVIDTVEKSFLPNSSDPFGAPPLKTVSADFFQRSTLAAKQREMRADGEMFFRSATNRDPLMFRFDYFRPLQQEIVSNGRTLWMYLPENRQVILSDVTPVFNPYTFNPERDRASNFLQGLPRISKDFLVVLASDQRDIAGNYVLELTPRRATASITKLYVVVNRDTVLSYVRSGRNISATFAALGRPEWAFPILSTTMVDHDGNTTTIEFSNVRANIMLSDSLFTFAIPPGVEIVKPPRGR, encoded by the coding sequence ATGAATGCTCTGAGATTCCTGCTGGCGGGACTGGCGCTTCTCGGCTCCGTGGCGTCGGCAGCGGCCGCCCCGGTCGGAACGGTGAACGTCGGGCTCCAGGACGTGATCGACACGGTGGAGAAGTCGTTTCTGCCCAACTCATCCGACCCCTTTGGCGCCCCGCCGCTGAAGACGGTGTCCGCCGATTTCTTCCAGCGGTCGACCCTTGCCGCGAAACAGCGTGAAATGCGGGCCGATGGAGAGATGTTCTTCCGCAGCGCGACAAACCGCGACCCCCTGATGTTCCGGTTCGACTATTTCCGTCCGCTGCAGCAGGAGATCGTCTCCAACGGCCGGACCCTCTGGATGTACCTTCCTGAGAATCGCCAGGTGATCCTGAGCGATGTGACGCCGGTCTTCAACCCGTACACCTTCAACCCCGAGCGGGACCGGGCGTCGAATTTCCTCCAGGGGCTGCCGCGGATATCGAAGGACTTTCTCGTGGTGCTCGCCTCCGATCAGCGCGACATCGCGGGAAACTACGTGTTGGAGCTCACCCCCCGGCGTGCAACCGCCTCCATCACCAAACTCTATGTCGTCGTCAACCGCGACACGGTCCTGAGCTACGTGCGGAGCGGCAGGAACATCTCCGCCACCTTCGCGGCCCTCGGGCGGCCGGAATGGGCCTTCCCGATCCTCTCCACCACCATGGTGGACCACGACGGGAACACGACGACCATCGAATTCAGCAACGTGCGGGCCAACATCATGCTGAGCGACAGCCTCTTCACCTTTGCCATCCCGCCGGGGGTGGAGATTGTGAAGCCCCCCCGGGGGCGCTGA
- a CDS encoding twin-arginine translocase TatA/TatE family subunit, which produces MFGFGMPELIVILVIVLVVFGAGRLPEIGGALGKSIRNFKKASEGKEEIEIKAEKKDDTRKEG; this is translated from the coding sequence ATGTTCGGTTTCGGCATGCCCGAACTCATTGTCATTCTCGTTATCGTCCTGGTGGTTTTCGGGGCCGGACGGCTGCCGGAGATCGGCGGCGCCCTCGGCAAAAGCATCAGGAACTTCAAGAAGGCCTCGGAGGGGAAGGAAGAGATCGAGATCAAGGCCGAAAAGAAGGACGATACCAGGAAAGAAGGGTAG
- a CDS encoding response regulator, with amino-acid sequence MTNRHILLVEDNPDDEILTLRALRKHGISSDVVVARDGVEALDYLFGTGSYHDRDMGVMPRLILLDLKLPKVDGLEVLRRLRADERTRLLPVVVFTSSNEEQDILECHRLGANSYIRKPVDFNQLSEALRLIGSYWLQLNLIPKLYNSAK; translated from the coding sequence ATGACCAACAGGCACATTCTTCTCGTTGAAGACAACCCCGACGACGAAATCCTGACACTGCGGGCGCTCCGCAAGCACGGGATTTCTTCCGACGTGGTGGTGGCGCGCGATGGAGTCGAGGCCCTGGACTATCTGTTCGGCACCGGTTCGTACCACGACCGCGACATGGGTGTCATGCCGCGCCTCATTTTGCTCGACCTGAAGCTCCCCAAGGTGGACGGCCTCGAGGTCCTGCGCCGTTTGCGGGCCGACGAACGGACCAGGCTCCTGCCGGTGGTGGTCTTCACCTCGTCCAACGAAGAGCAGGACATTCTCGAATGTCACCGTCTCGGGGCCAACAGCTACATCCGGAAACCGGTCGACTTCAACCAGCTGAGCGAGGCGCTGCGCCTTATCGGCAGCTACTGGCTCCAGCTGAACCTGATTCCCAAGCTCTACAACTCGGCGAAATAA
- a CDS encoding chemotaxis protein CheD: MSRILSVGISEFRVAAAPSILMTYGLGSCVGIALYDPVALTGSLAHTLLPAPVRFQDDGGRSAKFTCWAVDLMVEELGKCGCAIDRLVAKLAGGATMFEPRHRTTHGGIGERNVTAAREALERCGIPLVAEDTGGDYGRSLEFNTATGIIMVRALQRPIKQL; this comes from the coding sequence TTGAGCAGAATCCTCAGTGTCGGCATATCCGAGTTCAGGGTGGCGGCGGCGCCGTCGATCCTCATGACCTACGGTCTCGGGTCCTGTGTTGGCATTGCCCTCTACGATCCCGTCGCCCTCACCGGGAGCCTCGCCCATACCCTTCTCCCGGCACCGGTACGCTTCCAGGACGACGGTGGCAGGTCTGCCAAATTTACCTGCTGGGCCGTGGATCTCATGGTGGAGGAGCTGGGCAAATGCGGTTGCGCCATTGACCGTCTTGTGGCAAAATTGGCCGGCGGTGCCACCATGTTCGAGCCCCGGCATCGGACCACCCATGGGGGCATCGGCGAACGGAACGTGACGGCGGCGCGGGAGGCTCTGGAACGGTGCGGAATACCGCTCGTCGCCGAGGATACCGGGGGAGACTACGGTCGAAGCCTCGAATTCAACACGGCCACCGGCATCATCATGGTGCGGGCGCTGCAGCGCCCCATCAAGCAGCTGTGA
- the thiL gene encoding thiamine-phosphate kinase, whose protein sequence is MNLREIGEFGLIGRIASRVTTGPAVRIGIGDDAAATEPTPGRLILTTSDMLVEGVHFDLSFTDPYRLGRKSLAVNLSDIAAMGGEPRDFLLSLAIPPGLSVEFLDRFAEGMLSLADEHAVALVGGDTCRSPAGLVISVTLHGEQQPDSIVRRHGARPDDRLFITGTVGDSAMGLELLRRGEREGWAVERHLDPSPRVAAGRALAAAGLATAMIDVSDGVVADLGHILEQSGCGARVEAALLPRSPFFREEAGRVASSPDLLALTGGEDYELLFSVRAEREHEVAAVLRGTGTTATAIGSITAGSGVTVVAADGAELALPRGGYNHFANGM, encoded by the coding sequence GTGAATCTCCGGGAGATAGGGGAATTCGGCCTCATCGGCCGGATCGCCTCCCGGGTGACAACGGGGCCGGCGGTGCGGATCGGCATCGGCGACGATGCCGCCGCCACCGAGCCGACCCCGGGGCGCCTCATTCTCACCACCTCCGACATGCTCGTAGAGGGGGTCCACTTCGATCTTTCCTTCACTGATCCGTACCGGCTCGGCCGAAAGTCCCTGGCGGTGAACCTCTCCGATATCGCCGCCATGGGAGGGGAGCCCCGGGACTTCCTTCTCTCACTCGCCATCCCGCCCGGGCTGTCCGTCGAGTTTCTCGACCGCTTCGCCGAGGGGATGCTCTCCCTGGCCGACGAGCACGCCGTGGCGTTGGTCGGTGGGGACACCTGCCGTTCGCCGGCGGGACTCGTCATTTCCGTCACCCTCCATGGTGAGCAGCAGCCCGACTCGATCGTCCGCCGCCACGGGGCCCGACCCGACGACCGCCTCTTCATCACCGGCACGGTGGGCGATTCGGCCATGGGGCTGGAGCTTCTGCGCAGGGGGGAACGGGAGGGATGGGCAGTGGAGCGCCATCTCGACCCGTCGCCCCGGGTTGCGGCAGGCCGGGCACTGGCCGCGGCGGGGCTTGCCACGGCCATGATCGATGTGAGCGACGGCGTCGTCGCCGACCTGGGGCACATTCTGGAACAATCCGGTTGTGGCGCCCGGGTGGAGGCGGCGCTCCTCCCCCGCTCTCCGTTCTTTCGCGAAGAAGCGGGGCGGGTCGCCTCTTCACCGGATCTCCTGGCTCTGACCGGCGGCGAGGACTACGAGCTCCTCTTTTCCGTGCGTGCGGAGCGCGAGCATGAGGTCGCCGCGGTACTCCGGGGGACGGGGACGACCGCCACCGCCATCGGCAGTATCACCGCCGGCAGCGGGGTGACGGTCGTGGCGGCCGATGGCGCGGAGCTGGCGCTTCCCCGTGGTGGTTACAACCACTTTGCGAACGGAATGTGA
- a CDS encoding tetratricopeptide repeat protein has translation MKRTIATLTLTLSVAALTTGAARSAEQRCGEARSIAVDLATGDESDPKGAEDRILEYCPNGAPGRFVLALRAERENRLDDAIKGYREVLRLDSSLPRVQGNLGLALLRKGAYDDAVVELTRAIATTPDPLYHRGLGKIFTERKLYSLALYHYGEAAKALPEDPAVHTDLAELHRAMGRSDTAEQEFRKAIALAPTSERARLGLAALYTVDGRTDKAIEELKQAQIAAPQNKEIHLLLADAYEKKGDRQAADYEYLLAGKQRGILPEEHLRRGDDLAKAKEYAKAAEEYRAAVKEKGEWPEALLKLGDAQMAAGLDDEAIASYKELVRLKKGTGDIYYDLGVLYERKGLIDEAVVEYKQALQATPENGDARRRLADIYSLRGSYPQAIEQYRELLKRGDNNPLLHLKLARVFVTAKNPKEAVASYQEALKLNPDNLEAHRELAALYRKGNQTEEAEKQYREVLRLKKDDAESRNVLTSLYVKGKKYDELIALLKEGVELAPKDPASHYKLGLIYEFKKEYGPAEEEYKKAVELKGDHAKSLNALGRVYVKTGKITEAKEALEAAKKADPGLEETAVLLSNIKEELSPEPTKYSKKGRKGKKGKGGKKSGVSKKSDGSKGAGGKKVKKKKKH, from the coding sequence GTGAAAAGAACCATCGCAACCCTCACCCTCACCCTTTCCGTCGCCGCCCTGACCACCGGCGCCGCCAGGTCGGCCGAGCAGCGCTGCGGCGAGGCCCGGAGCATTGCCGTCGATCTCGCCACGGGCGATGAAAGCGATCCGAAGGGTGCCGAGGACCGCATCCTGGAATACTGCCCCAATGGTGCCCCGGGGCGTTTTGTTCTGGCACTCCGGGCCGAGCGGGAGAATCGTCTCGACGACGCCATCAAGGGATACCGCGAAGTGCTCCGCCTCGATTCGTCGCTGCCGCGGGTTCAGGGGAATCTGGGATTGGCCCTCCTCCGGAAGGGGGCATACGACGATGCGGTCGTGGAGTTGACCCGGGCCATCGCCACCACCCCCGACCCCCTCTATCATCGCGGACTGGGAAAGATCTTCACCGAGCGCAAGCTCTACTCCCTCGCCCTCTACCATTACGGCGAAGCGGCCAAAGCCCTCCCCGAGGACCCGGCCGTCCACACCGACCTGGCTGAGCTCCACCGGGCCATGGGGCGTTCCGACACGGCCGAGCAGGAATTCCGCAAGGCCATCGCCCTTGCCCCCACGAGCGAGCGGGCCCGCCTCGGCCTTGCGGCCCTCTACACCGTCGACGGACGGACCGACAAGGCGATCGAGGAGCTGAAACAGGCCCAGATCGCCGCCCCCCAGAACAAAGAGATCCACCTGCTCCTGGCCGACGCCTACGAGAAAAAGGGGGACCGCCAGGCTGCCGACTACGAATACCTCCTTGCGGGGAAACAGCGCGGCATCCTCCCCGAAGAGCATCTCCGGCGGGGAGACGACCTGGCGAAGGCGAAGGAGTATGCCAAGGCCGCCGAAGAGTACCGGGCCGCCGTCAAAGAAAAGGGAGAGTGGCCCGAAGCACTCCTGAAGCTTGGCGATGCCCAGATGGCGGCGGGGCTCGACGACGAGGCCATCGCATCCTACAAGGAACTCGTACGGCTCAAGAAGGGTACCGGCGACATCTACTACGACCTCGGCGTCCTCTACGAGCGCAAGGGACTCATCGATGAAGCCGTCGTCGAGTACAAGCAGGCGCTGCAGGCCACCCCCGAGAACGGCGACGCCCGGCGCCGGCTGGCGGATATCTATTCACTGCGCGGCAGTTACCCCCAGGCCATCGAGCAGTACCGGGAACTCCTCAAGCGAGGCGACAACAATCCGCTCCTCCACCTGAAACTCGCCCGGGTCTTCGTCACCGCCAAGAATCCCAAGGAAGCCGTCGCCTCCTACCAGGAAGCGCTGAAGCTCAACCCCGACAACCTGGAGGCCCACCGGGAGCTGGCAGCCCTCTACCGGAAGGGAAACCAGACGGAGGAGGCCGAGAAGCAGTACCGGGAAGTGCTTCGCCTCAAGAAGGACGATGCGGAGAGCCGCAACGTCCTGACGTCGCTCTACGTGAAGGGGAAGAAATACGACGAGCTTATTGCGCTGCTCAAAGAGGGGGTGGAACTCGCCCCCAAGGACCCGGCAAGCCACTACAAGCTCGGTCTGATCTATGAGTTCAAAAAGGAGTATGGTCCGGCGGAGGAAGAGTACAAGAAGGCGGTGGAGCTCAAGGGAGACCATGCCAAGTCCCTGAACGCCCTCGGCCGGGTCTACGTCAAGACCGGCAAGATCACCGAAGCGAAGGAGGCCCTGGAAGCGGCCAAGAAGGCCGACCCGGGGCTCGAAGAGACTGCGGTGCTCCTGAGCAACATCAAGGAGGAACTCTCTCCCGAACCGACCAAGTACTCGAAGAAAGGGCGCAAGGGGAAAAAGGGAAAAGGGGGGAAGAAGTCAGGGGTGTCGAAAAAATCCGACGGTTCGAAGGGAGCCGGGGGGAAAAAGGTGAAGAAAAAGAAGAAGCACTGA
- a CDS encoding CheR family methyltransferase: protein MKHSTPIPQQAEDFPFEFSEAAFARIRQILRERRNFDIGSYKDKYMKRRIAIRVRATHAVSATVYSELLAGSERELDALLKGLTIHVSHFFRNRSTFGRIRDEVLPALFARLHREGRAEATFWSVGCSSGEEPYSLAILLKDSFPEELNRLKISVVATDINEGILDAARRGGYPPDRLHETPPEVVTRHFTANGGKFHLAPDIRSMVAFRRGDLFDYASYLASDLILCRNVLIYFEREEQERILMGLAASLPAGGILVLGKAETLVGESRRRFVTVCPVERIYQKNRLSLY, encoded by the coding sequence ATGAAACACTCGACGCCCATCCCCCAGCAGGCGGAAGATTTCCCCTTCGAATTCTCCGAGGCGGCGTTTGCGCGGATTCGCCAGATCCTCCGGGAACGCCGGAACTTCGATATCGGCAGCTACAAAGACAAGTACATGAAGCGCCGTATCGCCATCAGGGTGCGGGCGACCCATGCCGTCTCGGCGACGGTTTACAGCGAACTGCTGGCCGGAAGCGAGCGGGAGCTCGACGCGCTCCTCAAAGGGCTCACCATCCACGTGAGCCACTTCTTCCGCAACCGCTCCACCTTCGGCAGGATCCGGGACGAAGTCCTCCCCGCCCTCTTTGCCCGGCTCCACCGGGAGGGGAGGGCGGAGGCGACCTTCTGGAGCGTGGGGTGCTCCAGCGGCGAAGAGCCCTATTCCCTGGCGATCCTGCTGAAGGATTCATTCCCCGAGGAGCTGAATAGGCTCAAGATTTCCGTGGTGGCGACCGATATAAATGAGGGGATACTCGACGCGGCCCGGAGGGGAGGGTACCCGCCGGACCGCCTCCACGAGACCCCTCCCGAGGTCGTGACCCGCCATTTCACGGCAAATGGCGGCAAGTTCCACCTGGCGCCCGACATCCGGTCGATGGTGGCGTTTCGGCGTGGCGACCTCTTCGATTACGCGTCGTACCTCGCAAGCGACCTGATCCTCTGCCGCAACGTCCTCATCTATTTCGAGCGGGAAGAGCAGGAGCGGATTCTCATGGGGCTCGCCGCCTCGCTGCCGGCCGGCGGCATCCTGGTGCTCGGCAAGGCCGAAACCCTCGTGGGCGAAAGCCGGCGGCGCTTCGTGACGGTCTGTCCCGTGGAGCGGATCTACCAGAAGAACAGGCTGTCGCTCTACTGA
- a CDS encoding response regulator codes for MAKTVMIVDDALFMRNMLRGILEGEGFQVVAEAADGAEAVVKYRDVRPDIVTLDIIMPVKNGIEALREIMVIDPHARVVICSAVGQESLVQKAQSVGARDFILKPFNPDRVKEVMRQVAAG; via the coding sequence ATGGCCAAGACAGTGATGATCGTGGATGATGCTCTGTTCATGCGGAACATGCTGCGGGGCATTCTTGAGGGGGAAGGGTTCCAGGTTGTCGCCGAGGCGGCCGATGGTGCGGAGGCGGTGGTCAAGTACCGCGACGTGCGTCCCGACATCGTGACCCTCGATATCATCATGCCGGTGAAAAACGGCATCGAAGCGTTGCGGGAGATCATGGTCATCGATCCCCACGCGCGGGTTGTCATCTGCAGCGCCGTGGGGCAGGAGTCCCTCGTCCAGAAGGCACAGAGCGTCGGCGCGCGCGATTTCATCCTCAAGCCGTTCAACCCCGACCGGGTCAAAGAGGTCATGCGGCAGGTGGCCGCGGGGTAG
- the lon gene encoding endopeptidase La, with protein MKDKEDTVEAKQESEELKIPDILPLLPVRDVVVYPYMILPLFVGREISISAVDQALSRDRLIFLATQKEMGDEEPTPEGIYSVGTVAMIMRMLKLPDGRVKILVQGLAKGRIVEFVDDKPYFSVRIERIVEPAATEESLETEALMRAVKEQLSKVVSLGKVISPEVLVIVENMQEPGSLADLIASNIGLKVDDAQRLLEIIDPLERLQKVNELLSKEHELLDMQAKIQSAAKEEMGKSQREYFLREQLRAIQQELGETDARAEEISELRKSIDQAKMPSAVEKEALKQLGRLEQMHPDAAEAGMLRTYLDWLVELPWGKSTKDVLDIKRAKEILDEDHFYLEKIKERILEFLAVRKLKKKMKGPILCFVGPPGVGKTSLGKSIARAMGRKFVRISLGGVRDEAEIRGHRRTYVGALPGRIIQGLKQAGSNNPVFMLDELDKLGSDFRGDPSSALLEVLDPEQNHMFSDHYINLPFSLSNVMFIATANQMDTIPGPLLDRMEVISLAGYTEEEKLEISKRYLIPRQTKENGITDKQISFTDEAIRTIIAKYTREAGLRNLEREIGGVCRKVARKVAEGDTRHFRITPAAVAKYLGPAKFIREGEMEKNEIGTVTGLAWTPVGGEVLFVEATTMNGKGGLTLTGHLGDVMKESVQAALSYIRSKSREFHLPDDFLSGVDIHVHVPAGAIPKDGPSAGVTMATALVSALSRIPVRKDVAMTGEITLRGKVLPIGGLKEKMLAAIRAGIKTIVIPEQNLKDLEEVPKHILKKVTVVTAKVIDDVLQVALETFPPAPPAGAEKPAAKAKTAPRRVTAPAKGVVAGAKG; from the coding sequence ATGAAAGATAAAGAAGATACCGTGGAAGCAAAGCAGGAAAGCGAAGAGCTCAAGATACCGGACATCCTGCCGCTCCTGCCGGTGCGGGACGTGGTGGTCTATCCGTACATGATCCTCCCCCTCTTCGTGGGGAGGGAGATTTCGATCAGCGCGGTGGACCAGGCCCTCTCCCGCGACCGCCTCATTTTCCTCGCCACCCAGAAGGAGATGGGGGACGAGGAGCCGACCCCGGAGGGGATCTATTCCGTCGGCACCGTGGCGATGATCATGCGGATGCTCAAGCTTCCCGACGGGCGGGTGAAGATCCTCGTCCAGGGTCTCGCCAAGGGGCGGATCGTCGAGTTCGTCGACGACAAGCCCTATTTCTCGGTCCGGATCGAGCGGATCGTGGAACCGGCGGCCACCGAGGAGTCCCTGGAGACCGAGGCCCTGATGCGGGCGGTCAAGGAGCAGCTCTCCAAGGTCGTCTCCCTCGGCAAGGTGATCTCCCCGGAAGTCCTCGTCATCGTCGAGAACATGCAGGAGCCGGGAAGCCTGGCCGATCTCATCGCGAGCAATATCGGCCTCAAGGTGGACGACGCCCAGCGGCTCCTCGAGATCATCGATCCCCTGGAGCGGCTTCAGAAGGTGAACGAACTCCTCAGCAAGGAACACGAGCTCCTCGACATGCAGGCGAAGATCCAGTCGGCCGCCAAAGAGGAGATGGGGAAGAGCCAGCGCGAGTACTTCCTGCGGGAGCAGCTTCGTGCCATCCAGCAGGAGCTCGGCGAGACCGATGCCCGTGCCGAGGAGATCAGCGAGCTCCGCAAGTCGATCGATCAGGCCAAGATGCCGTCGGCGGTGGAGAAGGAAGCCCTCAAGCAGCTCGGCCGGCTGGAGCAGATGCACCCCGATGCCGCCGAAGCGGGGATGCTCCGGACGTACCTCGACTGGCTGGTGGAGCTGCCGTGGGGGAAATCGACCAAGGATGTCCTTGATATCAAGCGGGCGAAGGAGATCCTGGACGAGGATCATTTCTACCTGGAGAAGATCAAGGAGCGGATCCTGGAGTTCCTCGCCGTCCGCAAGCTCAAGAAGAAGATGAAGGGGCCGATCCTCTGCTTCGTGGGCCCTCCGGGGGTGGGGAAGACCTCTCTCGGCAAGTCCATCGCCCGGGCCATGGGGCGAAAGTTTGTCCGGATCTCCCTCGGAGGGGTGCGCGACGAGGCGGAGATCCGCGGCCACCGCCGCACCTACGTCGGCGCGCTGCCGGGGCGGATCATCCAGGGGCTCAAGCAGGCCGGCTCCAACAACCCGGTCTTCATGCTCGACGAGCTCGACAAGCTCGGCTCCGACTTCCGGGGCGATCCCTCCTCGGCGCTGCTGGAGGTTCTCGATCCGGAGCAGAACCACATGTTCTCGGACCACTACATCAACCTCCCCTTCAGCCTCTCCAACGTGATGTTCATCGCCACGGCCAACCAGATGGACACCATCCCGGGGCCGCTCCTCGACCGGATGGAGGTGATTTCCCTGGCCGGCTACACCGAGGAGGAGAAGCTGGAGATCTCCAAGCGCTACCTGATCCCGCGCCAGACCAAGGAGAACGGCATCACCGACAAGCAGATCAGCTTCACCGACGAGGCGATCCGGACGATCATCGCCAAGTACACCCGGGAGGCAGGGCTGCGGAACCTGGAACGGGAGATCGGCGGGGTCTGCCGCAAGGTGGCGCGGAAGGTGGCCGAGGGGGATACGCGGCACTTCCGGATCACCCCGGCGGCGGTGGCGAAGTATCTCGGTCCGGCCAAGTTCATCCGCGAGGGGGAGATGGAGAAGAACGAGATCGGCACGGTGACCGGTCTCGCCTGGACCCCGGTGGGGGGCGAGGTCCTCTTCGTGGAGGCAACGACCATGAACGGCAAGGGGGGGCTCACCCTCACCGGCCACCTGGGAGATGTCATGAAGGAGTCGGTGCAGGCGGCCCTCTCCTATATCCGGTCCAAGTCCAGGGAGTTCCATCTTCCGGACGATTTCCTCTCGGGGGTCGACATTCACGTCCACGTTCCGGCCGGCGCCATCCCGAAGGACGGCCCCTCCGCCGGTGTCACCATGGCGACGGCCCTCGTCTCCGCCCTCTCCCGCATCCCGGTCCGCAAGGATGTGGCGATGACCGGCGAGATCACGCTGCGGGGGAAGGTGCTCCCCATCGGCGGCCTCAAGGAGAAGATGCTCGCCGCCATCCGTGCCGGCATCAAGACCATCGTCATTCCGGAGCAGAACCTGAAGGATCTGGAGGAGGTGCCGAAACATATCCTGAAAAAGGTTACGGTCGTCACTGCCAAGGTGATCGACGATGTCCTCCAGGTGGCCCTTGAGACGTTCCCGCCGGCTCCTCCTGCAGGGGCTGAAAAGCCGGCGGCCAAGGCGAAAACCGCTCCTCGCCGGGTCACGGCGCCGGCCAAAGGGGTTGTTGCGGGGGCCAAAGGGTGA
- a CDS encoding Hpt domain-containing protein: MDMSRYRDLFVAEAREHLAVMGETILALEKAPASPELIDSLFRCAHSLKGMASSMEYPEIATLAHSAEGVLSRVRAGALSFDAGAADLLLTAAGLLGRMVDAVAAGEKGAVDASPLIEQLLAFGTEPETVGEGKTSGGRAASSPSPVDDAPLPAKR, encoded by the coding sequence ATGGACATGTCCCGGTACCGGGATCTGTTCGTCGCCGAGGCCCGGGAGCACCTCGCCGTGATGGGTGAGACCATCCTGGCGCTGGAAAAAGCGCCGGCGTCCCCCGAGCTCATCGATTCGCTTTTCCGCTGCGCCCATTCCCTCAAGGGGATGGCCTCATCCATGGAGTATCCCGAGATCGCCACCCTCGCCCACAGCGCTGAGGGGGTGTTGAGCCGGGTTCGTGCGGGGGCGCTCTCCTTCGATGCCGGTGCGGCGGACCTCCTGCTGACTGCCGCCGGTCTCCTGGGGCGGATGGTCGATGCCGTCGCCGCAGGGGAGAAGGGCGCAGTCGATGCCTCTCCCCTCATCGAGCAACTCCTCGCCTTCGGCACGGAACCGGAAACGGTGGGGGAGGGGAAAACGTCGGGTGGACGGGCTGCGTCGTCGCCGTCACCCGTCGATGACGCACCTCTCCCGGCGAAGCGCTGA
- a CDS encoding Hsp20/alpha crystallin family protein: MAVIPKEPLDWMTLLQLKVDEVFDLLARSDSGERLGECDFVPLVDIFETPDSFTIEVELPGFEGSEISLKLCCNMLIVEGTKRDDTREGVGYICLERHFGRFCRAIEVPPTVDLAGVRARYRQGVLTVVFPRLSDKGQIIREIPIEQGDV; the protein is encoded by the coding sequence ATGGCTGTGATTCCCAAGGAACCGCTCGACTGGATGACGCTGCTGCAGCTCAAGGTGGACGAGGTCTTTGACCTCCTCGCCCGGAGCGATAGCGGGGAGCGCCTCGGCGAATGCGATTTCGTCCCCCTCGTCGATATTTTCGAGACGCCCGATTCCTTCACCATCGAAGTGGAACTCCCCGGTTTCGAGGGGAGCGAGATATCCCTCAAGCTCTGCTGCAACATGCTGATCGTCGAGGGAACAAAGCGGGACGACACCCGCGAGGGGGTCGGCTACATCTGTCTGGAGCGTCATTTCGGCCGTTTCTGCCGGGCCATAGAGGTGCCGCCGACCGTCGACCTTGCCGGCGTCAGGGCGCGCTACCGGCAGGGGGTCCTGACGGTGGTCTTTCCCCGCCTGTCGGACAAGGGGCAGATCATCCGCGAGATACCGATTGAACAAGGAGATGTGTGA